The following is a genomic window from Candidatus Dormiibacterota bacterium.
ACCGTCGCCTTCGAGGACGGCGGCCGGGAGCGATACAGCCTGCCCCTTGGGGTCCGCCCCGGGCCGGCCTCGGAGTTCTTCGACCCCGAGAAGGTGGTCACCGAGACCGGCGGCGACGCCGGCCCCGCGGCGGTGGTCGACGCCCTCGGCGACCCCGAGTCGAGCGCGGTGCTCTGGGAGATGATCGCCACCGGCGCCAGCCTCCGCACCGAGGCCGGCGAGGTGAGCTGCCGCGGCGACGGCATCGCCCCGGACGTCGACCCGGCGTCGATCCGCCCGCTGGGCCGGGAGCAGAGCAACAGCTCGCTGGTGCGCGGGGACACCGAGCTGCTGAAGTGGTTCCGGAGGATCGAGGAGGTGCGCTCGCCGGAGCTGGAGATGACCGAGGCGCTGGCCGGCGCCGGCTTCACCGCCGTGCCCGCCCCGCTGGGGGTGGCCGAGTACCAGCGTCCCGGCGCCGAGGCGGTGCTGCTCGCCCTGGTCCAGCCCTACCTGCACAACGGCACCGAGGGCTGGGCGCTGGCGCTCAGCTCGCTCCGCGACCTCTACGCCGAGGCCGAGGAGCGGGGGGTGGGCGACGACCCGACCGCGCTGCGCCACGTCGAGGAGCAGGGGGCCACCTTCCTCCCCGAGTCGGCCCGGCTCGGCCGGGTGACCGCCGACATGCACCTCGCGCTGGCGTCGGATCAGATGCCCGAGTCGATGCGCGCCCGGCCGGTGACGGCGGCCATGCTCGGCGCCTGGGCGGACACCATGACCCGGGAGCTCGACCAGCTGCTCGCCGGCACCGACCCGGCGCTGGAGCCGCTGCGCGAGCGCCGGGGCACGGTGGTGGAGGGCTTCGAGGCGCTCCGCGGGCTCGCGGACGGCGGCCTCGCCATCCGGGTCCACGGCGACTACCACCTCGGCCAGACGCTGCGCACCGACACCGGGTGGACGGTGCTCGACTTCGAGGGCGAGCCCGCGCTCGGGGTCGCCGAGCGCCGCGCCCTCTCCTCACCGCTGCGCGACGTCGCCGGGATGCTGCGCTCGCTCGACTACGCCGCCGCGGCCGCCCTCGCCGAGCGCACCGAGCCCGACGCCGAGCTGGTCGAGGCGCTGCGGCGCCAGGGGGCAGCCTGGGCCGAGGCCAACCGCCGGCTCTTCTGGGGCGCCTACCTGGCCCGCGTCGGCGACCATCCGCTGCTCCCCCGCGGCGCCGAGGACACGCTCACCCTCCGGCGCGCCTGGGAGCTCCGCAAGGCGGTGTACGAGGTCGGCTACGAGCTCGGCCACCGTCCCGACTGGGTGAGCACCCCGCTCCGATTCCTGCTCGAGGGAGGCCGGCCATGAGCCCTGCACGCCGTCCGACCGACCCCGGCACCACCACACCTCCGCTCCCCGAGCTCGGTGAGGACGCCGTCCGGCTGCTCAGCGGCGAGCAGCACGAGCCCCACCGCATCCTCGGCGCCCACCCCCTCGGCAACGAGACCGTGGTGCGCGCCCTCCATCCCTCGGCGGAGCGCTGCACGGTGATCTGGGAGGGCGGTGAGACCCCGCTGGAGCGCCTCGAGGGCGGCATCTTCCAGGGCCGGGTGCCGGTTGCCGAGCTTCCCGCCTACCGGCTGCGCTTCGACGAGGCGGAGCGCAGCTGGGTGATGGACGACCCCTACCGCTTCCTCCCCACCCTCGGCGACCTCGACCTCCACCTCATCGGCGAGGGCCAGCACCGCGAGCTCTGGCGCCGCCTCGGCGCCCGGGTGATCGAGCACCAGGGGGTGATCGGCACCGCCTTCGCGGTCTGGGCGCCCAACGCCCGCAGCGTCCGGCTGGTCAGCGACGCCGGCTACTGGGACGACCGCCTCCACCCGATGCGATCGCTCGGCTCCTCCGGGGTCTGGGAGCTGTTCCTCCCCGGAGTGGGTGCCGGCTGCCACTACAAGTTCTCGATCACCGGGGCCGACGGCCGCCGGGTGCTCAAGGCCGACCCCCTGGCCCGGGCCGCGGAGACCCCGCCCGCGACCGCGAGCGTGGTCGACGTCAGCCAGCACCGCTGGGCCGACGACGAGTGGATCGCCGGCCGGGTGGCCGCCGACCCCGCGGTGCGGCCGATGTCCGCGTACGAGGTGCACCTGGGCTCCTGGCGGCGACGCGGCGAGGCCGGCGAGCAGCTGCTGACCTACCGCGAGGCGGCGGCGGAGCTGGGCGACTACTGCCGCGCGATGGGGTTCACCCACGTCGAGTTCCTGCCCCTCGCCGAGCACCCCTTCGGCGGCTCCTGGGGCTACCAGGTGAGCGGCTACTACGCGCCCACCTCGCGCTTCGGCTCGCCCGACGACCTCCGGGCGATGATCGACGAGCTCCACCAGCGCGGCATCGGCGTCATCCTCGACTGGGTGCCCGCCCACTTCCCGCGCGACGAGTGGGCGCTGGCGAGGTTCGACGGCACCGCCCTCTACGAGCACATCGACCCCCGCCGCGGCGAGCACCCCGACTGGGGCACCCTGGTCTTCAACTTCGGGCGCAACGAGGTGCGCAACTTCCTGGTCGCCAACGCCCGGTACTGGATCGAGGAGTTCCACATCGACGGCCTGCGCGTCGACGCCGTCGCCTCGATGCTCTACCTCGACTACTCGCGGCAGCCCGGCCAGTGGATCCCCAACCCGTACGGCGGCCGCGAGAACCTCGAGGCCATCGAGTTCCTCCGCGAGGTCAACTCGACGGTCCGCGAGCAGCACCCCGGCGTGATGATGATCGCCGAGGAGTCGACCGCCTGGCCGGGGGTGAGCCGGCCCGCCGCCACCGGCGGCCTCGGCTTCTCCTTCAAGTGGAACATGGGCTGGATGCACGACACCCTGTCGTACTTCTCGCTCGACTCCATCTTCCGCCGCTACCACCATCACCAGCTCACCTTCGGCCTCTGGTACGCGTTCAGCGAGCGCTTCGTGCTGCCCGTCAGCCACGACGAGGTGGTCCACGGCAAGGGCTCGCTGTTCGGCAAGATGCCCGGCGACCGCTGGCAGAAGTTCGCCAACCTGCGCTCCCTGCTCGCCTGGATGTGGGCCCACCCCGGCAAGCAGCTGCTGTTCATGGGCTCGGAGTTCGGCCAGGAGCGGGAGTGGCGGCACGACGATTCGCTCGACTGGCACCTGCTCGAGCAGCCCGACCACGCCGGGGTGCAGCACCTGGTCCGCGATCTCAACCTCGCCTACGCGGCGGAGCCGGCGCTGTGGCAGCGCGACGACACCCCGGAGGGCTTCCGCTGGATCGATGCGGGCAACTCCGACCAGAACGTGCTGTCCTTCATCCGGGTCGACGGCGGGGGCCGGCCCGGGCTGGTCTGCGTCGCCAACCTGTCCCCGGTGGTCCACGAGAACTTCCGGGTCGGCCTGCCTCGCCCGGGCCGCTGGCGCGAGGTGCTGAACACCGACGCCGGGACCTACGGCGGCAGCGGCGTCGGCAACCTCGGGAGCGTGCTCGCGGACGACACCGAGTGGAACGGCCAACCCCACTCGGCGGCGATGAGCCTGCCCCCGCTGGCGGTGCTCTGGCTGACCCCGGACGAGTGAGCCGGAGGCCCGGGCCACCGCCACGGAAGGTGTGCGCAACTGGGTAGGCTTGGGGCCGTGGACATGGAGCGGGCCCGTCAGCTCCTGCTCGCCGAACGTGAGCGGCTGCTGGCACTCAGAGAGGCAACGGCGCGGCTCGTCGGCGAGGACGTCGAGGCCACGGCCGCTGAGCTGAGCCATGCCGACCAGCACCCCGCCGACGAGGCCACCGAGCTGTTCGAGGAGGAGCGCGACCTCGGGGTCGAGCACGACGTCGACCACCTGATCGCCGAGGTCGACGCCGCCCTGCAGCGGGTCGACGAGGGCCGCTACGGGATCTGCGAGGCCTGCGGCAAGCCCATCCCCGACGAGCGGCTGGAGGCCGTGCCCGCCGCCCGTTACTGTGTCGAGGACCAGGCCCGCCGGGAGAGGGGGCTGCTCGGGTGACCGACGGAGAGCCTCCGCCGGGCGAGGTGGCGGCGCCGCCGGCGGTGGGCGACGACCTCCGCTCCAGCCTCGACAGCCTGCGCGACCAGCTCCTCGACGGGCTCCCGGCCCGGGTGCAGGGGATGGCCGAGGAGCTGATCCTGGAGTGGTCGGCGGCGGTCGAGGCGGTCCCCGAGCTGGCCCGGGTGGCCACCGCCGAGGTGATCCGGCTGCTGCGCATGGCGCCCGCCGAGCGCGAGTGCACGCTGCGCCGCCGCTACGCCCGCCTCCACGGCGAGGAGCCCCCGGAGGTGGGGCTGATGGGCACCCACGTGCCCACCCCGAGGCAGGCGGCGGGCTGAGCCGCCGGCCAGGGGAGCCCCCGGGCGCGCAAGATCGGGGCGCCCGGCACCGTTGTGCTTCGAGGAGGATGGCCGCCGCATTTTTCCGCGACGGCGTTCAGGAAGGGACACATACATGAAGCTGCCGAGGCTGCGGACGGCGTTCGCCGTCATCGCCCTGATCGCCGGCTCGCTGAGCGCCGCCGTGCTCACCTCGTCCGCGAGGGCGGGTGCGGCCTCGGGCGGCGGAGCGACGATCTTCGTCCAGACCATGGACTCCTGCCACCAGATCCTGGGCAGCGCCGTGGTCTCGATCACCGGCGGCGCGTTCTCGGCGTCCGCCACCACACCCGCGGGCCACGGCACCGCGGGCGGCGCCGGCTGCCCGGTGCCGACCGGCAGCTGCTCGGCGGGGCCGTGCGCGAGCTTCACCGGGGTGCCCGACGGCGCCTACCGGATCATCACCACCAAGACTCCGCCCGCGAACGCATCG
Proteins encoded in this region:
- the glgB gene encoding 1,4-alpha-glucan branching protein GlgB, whose translation is MSPARRPTDPGTTTPPLPELGEDAVRLLSGEQHEPHRILGAHPLGNETVVRALHPSAERCTVIWEGGETPLERLEGGIFQGRVPVAELPAYRLRFDEAERSWVMDDPYRFLPTLGDLDLHLIGEGQHRELWRRLGARVIEHQGVIGTAFAVWAPNARSVRLVSDAGYWDDRLHPMRSLGSSGVWELFLPGVGAGCHYKFSITGADGRRVLKADPLARAAETPPATASVVDVSQHRWADDEWIAGRVAADPAVRPMSAYEVHLGSWRRRGEAGEQLLTYREAAAELGDYCRAMGFTHVEFLPLAEHPFGGSWGYQVSGYYAPTSRFGSPDDLRAMIDELHQRGIGVILDWVPAHFPRDEWALARFDGTALYEHIDPRRGEHPDWGTLVFNFGRNEVRNFLVANARYWIEEFHIDGLRVDAVASMLYLDYSRQPGQWIPNPYGGRENLEAIEFLREVNSTVREQHPGVMMIAEESTAWPGVSRPAATGGLGFSFKWNMGWMHDTLSYFSLDSIFRRYHHHQLTFGLWYAFSERFVLPVSHDEVVHGKGSLFGKMPGDRWQKFANLRSLLAWMWAHPGKQLLFMGSEFGQEREWRHDDSLDWHLLEQPDHAGVQHLVRDLNLAYAAEPALWQRDDTPEGFRWIDAGNSDQNVLSFIRVDGGGRPGLVCVANLSPVVHENFRVGLPRPGRWREVLNTDAGTYGGSGVGNLGSVLADDTEWNGQPHSAAMSLPPLAVLWLTPDE
- a CDS encoding TraR/DksA C4-type zinc finger protein, which gives rise to MERARQLLLAERERLLALREATARLVGEDVEATAAELSHADQHPADEATELFEEERDLGVEHDVDHLIAEVDAALQRVDEGRYGICEACGKPIPDERLEAVPAARYCVEDQARRERGLLG